AGCAGACCCGCGTTCGTCAGCTGGCTGCGAAAGGCGGGGATCGGGTCGCGCGCAAGCCAGGCGCGCACTTCCTCTTCGCTCCGGTAGCGGCCGGGGTCGGCCATGGAATGGCCTTTGTAGCGGTAGGTGTCGGCCTCAAGCAGGACGGGCTCACGCTCTTCGCGCGCCCGGCGTACCGCCTCGAGCATCGCGCGGCGCACCGCTAGGACGTCCATGCCGTTCACCCGCTCCCCGACCATATCGTAGGCGAGCGCCTTGCGGTAGAGAAACTCGGCGGCCGAGTCCTTATGCTCCGGCGACCCCATCGCGTAATGGTTGTTGACGCAGAGCCAGACGATGGGCAGCCGCCAGATCTTGGCGAGGTTGAGCGACTCGTGGAACGCGCCGATGTTTGTTGCCCCCTCGCCGAAAATGCAGAGCACGATTTCGTCTCCCCCGCGGTAGTCGATCGCGAGGCCAGCGCCGACCGCAAGCGGCAGGTGCCCGCCGACGATCCCATAGCCGCCCATGAAGCGGGTCTCGCGATCAAACAGGTGCATTGAGCCGCCGCGTCCCTTCGAGACCCCGGTCGCTTTCCCGTACAGCTCGGCCATGATCGCGCCCGGGTCGATCCCGCGCGCGAGGGCATGGCCGTGCTCACGGTAGCTGGTGAAGATGTAGTCGTCTGGGCGGATTGCCGAGAACGCGCCGACGATCGTCGCTTCTTCGCCGATGTTGAGGTGGCAGTAGCCGCCGATCTTCGCCCGCGTGTACTGCTCGCCGACCTTTTCCTCGAACTCGCGGATCAAGATCATCTGGAAGAGAAACTGCTGCAACTGCTCGCGACTCTCTCCCGACCATCCGACCAATGTCTCTTCGGCTGCTCGCATCGAAAACCCCTTCCGCAGGCGCGATCGCGGCGATTCTACCACGCCGCTTCTCCGAGAGGCGCTCACAACCGAGCATGCTGGCCGCTTGACGCCGTTATGCCATTCGCGATGTACTTCGCTTCATCGCCGATTGAAAGGAGCATTCTATGGAGGTGGCGCTCGTCGGTCAGCCGGGATTGCTCATTCCGCCTGGCCCTGCCGGCTGGTGGAACAGCGCGCACGTCTCGGGGCCGAATGTCATTCGTGAGGACGATGGGAGCTGGCGGCTCTATGCCTATGGGCGTGACCCGGAGTTCGACCCGCTGGTGCCGATGCTCTCTGGCCGTACCGGCGTGGCGACCTCCGCTGACGGGATTCACTGGGAATGGGTCTGGGGGCCGCGAAGCCTCGGCTCGGTGCTCGAGCCGAGCGCTGACCCGACGCGTTTTGACTCGGCGTTCGCGGGCGTCTCGGATGTCCAGAAGGTCGATGGGCTGTATTGGCTCTGGTATCAGGGGGGTGACCAAGCGATCGTTGAATACGGGCCGGTCCGCGCCCGCGGCCTTCGGATGCGGGTCGGCGCCGCCGTTTCGCGCGACGGCGTGCACTTCGTCAAGCTGGACGGACCGTTTCGCGGCGCGCTCTTCGATGTTGGCGAGCCGGGCGCGTGGGACTCGCTTTTCGTTTCCCAAGCGAAGGTGCTGCGCGAGCCCGACGGGTCCTGGAAGCTGTACTACCATGCCTTGGAGGGAAATCAGGGGTCGCGTATCGGTCTCGCCGTCTCCGGCGATGGGCTGCGCTGGGAGCGCGTCGGCAAGATCTTGGGGCCCGGCGCAGAGGGCGATTTCGACGAGCGCGGTGTCAGCAGCCGCTGCATCCTGAAGATCGACGGCGTGTACGTCATGTTCTACGAGGGAAGCAACCGAGACTCCTACTACGGCATCGGCCTTGCGACTTCGCCCGACGGGATCCGATGGACAAAAGAGCGGGGCGATGAGCCGGGCGGCGCCGTCTTTCTCCACGCGCCGAGAGGCTCCGGGCGCTGGGATTCGCGCGCGGTTGGCACGCCCTGCGTCGTCCCCGATGGGCAAGGCGGCTACCGGATGTACTACGTCGGCGCGCATGAGGTTGCAGTGCGCGACCCCTCCAAAGGAGATACCTCGTCGCTTCACGCCATCGGGCTTGCTCTCAGCGACGGCGCGAATATCCGCCGCTGGCGGCGGTGGAATGAGGAGTAGCCGGCAGACGAGGCGCTCACCGGACGACGTCGATCCCGCTGCCGCTGACAATCTCGCCGATGCGGGCGACTGCTGGCGTCTCTGCTGCAAGCAGCGCCGCTTCGAGCGCCTCGGCGCGCTCGGCCGGGATGGCGATCAGCAAGCCGCCGGAGGTCTGGGCGTCTGCGAGCAGCAGCCGTTCGACATCGTCGAACGCGCCGTGCCAGCGCACCAGCGGAGCGGCCGCCTCGAGGTTGCGCCGGGTGCCGCCCGGAATGGCGCCCGCTTCGGCGAGGAGGCGCGCTGCCGGCAGCCAAGGGAGTGCCTCGGCGTCGATGCGCGCCCCAACCCCGGAAGCGGTCGTCATCTCCAGCAGATGGCCAAGCAGGCCATAGCCCGTGATGTCGGTGGCGGCGCTTGGACCTACGCGGAGCATCGCCTCGCTCGCGCCACGATTGAGCGTCGTCATCGCTGTCACCGCGGCGCGCACCGCCTCCTCGGGGGCGATCCCGCGCTTGATCGCGGTGGCGATGATCCCGGTGCCGAGTGGCTTGGTAAGGAAGAGAACATCGCCGGGGCGCGCGCCGACGTTGCGGACGATCCGCGCCGGGTGGATGACCCCCGTAACGGCGAGGCCGTACTTCGGCTCAGCATCATCGATGCTGTGGCCGCCGATGATCGGGCAGCCTGCTTCGCTCGCCTTGTCGATCCCGCCGCGGACGATCTCGGCGAGCAGCCCGGTGGGCAGCAGGTCACGCGGAAAGGCGACGATCGCCAAGGCGAAGAGCGGCCGTCCGCCCATCGCGTACACATCCGAGAGCGCATTCGCCGCGGCAATCTGCCCGAAGATGTAGGGATCGTCGACGATAGGCGTGAAGAAGTCGACGGTCGCAACAAGCGCCGTCTCGTCGCTCAGCCGGTAGACGGCCGCGTCATCGCGAGTCTCCGTTCCGACCAGCACATTTGGGTCGCCGAGAGGAGGCAAATGGCGCAGCACCTGCGCCAGCTCGGTCGCGCCGAGCTTGCACGCTCACCCAGCGCCGTGGCTCAAGCTCGTCAGCCGCACGATCTCGTGGGGGTCCATCGGGCTCTCCACCGCGATTATCTCAGGTTGTGTCCTGCCCCGGCGACTAGACTTCAGTCAACGCTCGCGGACTGGCGCTTCTCGCAAGGAGGGAGACGATGGCGCGCTCGATCTGCATGACGTGCGGCGTGCAGTATCCCGAGTCGGAGACGCCTCCAACGCGGTGCTTGATCTGCGATGAGGAACGCCAGTATGTCGGCTGGAATGGCCAGCAGTGGACGACCCTCGAAGCGATGCGGGCGGAGGGCTATCGCAATCAGATCCGGCAGGAAGAGCCGAACCTCTGGAGCATCCAGACGGCCCCCGCTTTCGCCATCGGCCAGCGCGCCTTTCTCGTCCAGACGCCTGAAGGAAATTTGCTCTGGGACTGCGTCACCTTTATCGACGACGAGACGATCGAGACCGTGCGCCGGCTCGGCGGAGTGCGCGCAATCGCTGTCTCCCACCCCCATTACTATTCGGCGATTGTCGAATGGAGCGAGGCGTTCGACAATGCTCCGATCTTCATCCACGCGGCTGATGCGCAGTGGGTGGTTCACCGCTCGCCGGCGCTCTCGCTCTTCTCCGAGGAGACGAAACCGCTCTTCGGCGGACTGACACTCGTGCGGCTTGGCGGTCACTTCGAGGGCGGGATCGTCGCCCACTGGCCAGCGGGTGCGGACGGGCGCGGGGTTGTGCTCAGCGGCGACATCATTCAGGTGGTGATGGACCGCCGCTGGGTCAGCTTCATGTACAGCTATCCGAACCTCATCCCGCTGTCTGAAGCAGAAGTGCGCCGGCTGGTCGAGCGGATCCGCCCCTTCCGCTACGACCGGATCTGGGGCGCGTTTGCCGGCCGGCAGGTGATGGAGGACGCCGCCAACGCCGTTGAGCGGTCGGCGCGCCGTTACCTTGAGCGGTTGCGCGCCCCTTGAGCTTTACAGCACAAGCGCATTGGCGACACAATACTTCCGCTGCGACGCAGCAGTCCTTAGGTTGGAGAGAGCCCAGTGAGTGAGCCCGCGACTATCACCCCGCTGAACAACGGCCCCTACCGTGTCTCCGGCACCTTCACGGTCACGATGCCGAGCGGCAAAGTGATCAAGCAGGATGGAACGGCGTTTCTCTGTCGCTGTGGGCAGTCGAGCAACAAGCCGTTTTGCGACGGGACGCACGCCAAGGTCGGCTTCACTGCCGAGGAGGCGACCGAGGAGCCGTCAAGACCGAGCGGCGACGGCTTTGTCGCCGTCGCCGACGAGTCAGCAATCAAGGAAGGGGACGTCGTCGAGGTGACGGTGAACGACCAGCCGGTCGCGCTGGCGCGTGTCGGCGGTCATCTCTACGCGGTCTCGGCGATCTGCACCCATCAGCACGCCAACCTCTGCGACGGCACCCTCGACGGACAGCTTCTGATCTGCCCGCTGCATGGGGGCGGCTTCAACGTGCGGACCGGCCAGGCGGTTCTGGTGCCGCCGACCGAACCGCTCGCGACGTATGAGGTGCGCGTCGAGGGGGGGAAGGTGCTCGTCTCAATCCAGCCGCGCTCGAGGTAGCGGGTGGAGACGATCGTCGTTGTGGGCGCAAACCTCGCGGGCGGACGCGCGGTCGAGACGCTGCGCGGGGAAGGCTTCGACGGACGGGTCGTCCTCATCGGCGCCGAGCGCGATCGCCCCTACGAGCGGCCGCCGCTCTCGAAGGAGTACCTCGCGGGGGCGAAGGAGCGGAGCGCGCTGTTCCTTCGCCCCGCGCATTACTACCAAGACGAGCGGATCGAACTGATCCTAGGGGTGCGTGCCGAACGGCTCGATGCCCGCGAGAAAACGGTATATCTCGCCGATGGCCGCGCCGTTCCCTACGACAAGCTGCTGATCGCGACCGGCGCGGCCCCGCGCCGACTGAACGTGCCGGGCGCAGACCTCCCGAACATCTTCGTTCTTCGAACTATTGCTGATGCCGATGCGATCCGGTTGGCGCTCCGGCCGGGTGCCCGCGTTGTCGTCGTGGGAGCAGGGTTCATCGGGATGGAGACGGCGGCGACTTGCCGACAGCTCGGTGCGGCGGTGACGGTCGTCGAGCCGCTGTCGGCACCGCTTGCGGCGGCGCTTCCCCGCGCTATCGGCGAGCAGCTAGCAGCGATCCACCGTGCTGCAGGCGTCCAGTTTCGGTTTGGCGAGAAGGTGGTCGGGTTTCGCGGGCACGGCCGCGTCGAGCAGGCACTTACCGACGCTGGAGCGGCGCTCGACTGCGACCTTGCGGTCGTCGGGGTCGGCGTCGTTCCGGAAGACCGATGGCTC
Above is a window of Dehalococcoidia bacterium DNA encoding:
- the pdhA gene encoding pyruvate dehydrogenase (acetyl-transferring) E1 component subunit alpha, whose amino-acid sequence is MRAAEETLVGWSGESREQLQQFLFQMILIREFEEKVGEQYTRAKIGGYCHLNIGEEATIVGAFSAIRPDDYIFTSYREHGHALARGIDPGAIMAELYGKATGVSKGRGGSMHLFDRETRFMGGYGIVGGHLPLAVGAGLAIDYRGGDEIVLCIFGEGATNIGAFHESLNLAKIWRLPIVWLCVNNHYAMGSPEHKDSAAEFLYRKALAYDMVGERVNGMDVLAVRRAMLEAVRRAREEREPVLLEADTYRYKGHSMADPGRYRSEEEVRAWLARDPIPAFRSQLTNAGLLTDQEYEAIVQRVRTIVEEAVEFAENSPFPDPSTLYDYLYASPERQWQS
- a CDS encoding glycosyl hydrolase, which encodes MEVALVGQPGLLIPPGPAGWWNSAHVSGPNVIREDDGSWRLYAYGRDPEFDPLVPMLSGRTGVATSADGIHWEWVWGPRSLGSVLEPSADPTRFDSAFAGVSDVQKVDGLYWLWYQGGDQAIVEYGPVRARGLRMRVGAAVSRDGVHFVKLDGPFRGALFDVGEPGAWDSLFVSQAKVLREPDGSWKLYYHALEGNQGSRIGLAVSGDGLRWERVGKILGPGAEGDFDERGVSSRCILKIDGVYVMFYEGSNRDSYYGIGLATSPDGIRWTKERGDEPGGAVFLHAPRGSGRWDSRAVGTPCVVPDGQGGYRMYYVGAHEVAVRDPSKGDTSSLHAIGLALSDGANIRRWRRWNEE
- the selD gene encoding selenide, water dikinase SelD; translation: MDPHEIVRLTSLSHGAGUACKLGATELAQVLRHLPPLGDPNVLVGTETRDDAAVYRLSDETALVATVDFFTPIVDDPYIFGQIAAANALSDVYAMGGRPLFALAIVAFPRDLLPTGLLAEIVRGGIDKASEAGCPIIGGHSIDDAEPKYGLAVTGVIHPARIVRNVGARPGDVLFLTKPLGTGIIATAIKRGIAPEEAVRAAVTAMTTLNRGASEAMLRVGPSAATDITGYGLLGHLLEMTTASGVGARIDAEALPWLPAARLLAEAGAIPGGTRRNLEAAAPLVRWHGAFDDVERLLLADAQTSGGLLIAIPAERAEALEAALLAAETPAVARIGEIVSGSGIDVVR
- a CDS encoding MBL fold metallo-hydrolase gives rise to the protein MARSICMTCGVQYPESETPPTRCLICDEERQYVGWNGQQWTTLEAMRAEGYRNQIRQEEPNLWSIQTAPAFAIGQRAFLVQTPEGNLLWDCVTFIDDETIETVRRLGGVRAIAVSHPHYYSAIVEWSEAFDNAPIFIHAADAQWVVHRSPALSLFSEETKPLFGGLTLVRLGGHFEGGIVAHWPAGADGRGVVLSGDIIQVVMDRRWVSFMYSYPNLIPLSEAEVRRLVERIRPFRYDRIWGAFAGRQVMEDAANAVERSARRYLERLRAP
- a CDS encoding Rieske 2Fe-2S domain-containing protein, encoding MSEPATITPLNNGPYRVSGTFTVTMPSGKVIKQDGTAFLCRCGQSSNKPFCDGTHAKVGFTAEEATEEPSRPSGDGFVAVADESAIKEGDVVEVTVNDQPVALARVGGHLYAVSAICTHQHANLCDGTLDGQLLICPLHGGGFNVRTGQAVLVPPTEPLATYEVRVEGGKVLVSIQPRSR
- a CDS encoding FAD-dependent oxidoreductase, which gives rise to METIVVVGANLAGGRAVETLRGEGFDGRVVLIGAERDRPYERPPLSKEYLAGAKERSALFLRPAHYYQDERIELILGVRAERLDAREKTVYLADGRAVPYDKLLIATGAAPRRLNVPGADLPNIFVLRTIADADAIRLALRPGARVVVVGAGFIGMETAATCRQLGAAVTVVEPLSAPLAAALPRAIGEQLAAIHRAAGVQFRFGEKVVGFRGHGRVEQALTDAGAALDCDLAVVGVGVVPEDRWLEGAGIARQNGILVDEFCRTSMPDVWAAGDVANFWHPGLRRRLRVEHYENAQQQGVHAAQSMLGKGVPYAPLLSFWSDQYDRNLQLVGHPEPEDQLVWRGRPPHEPWAVFFLRDGRLAAALTVNMVREQVAARQLIRKGVAVDPAALADPATDLRALARSL